In the Populus nigra chromosome 2, ddPopNigr1.1, whole genome shotgun sequence genome, AACAAAATAGATGGCAAGGAACTACTAAACATTGTTGTCTCgagcaaaataaaaagatatgcaTTTGCAGAATGCCATCTCCCTAAACTTCAGAACAAACGAGCTGTGGGGGAATGGATGAAGCAAAATCCTTGGCTCTGAATGAGGTCGTATACCTTCAACTCAAAAGTTCAATACCCCTTTCATCGGGTGTTAAAAAGTTCTGAACAAACATAAACAGatcaaaggaaaaggaagattcCATGCCAACTGGTTATTGGTTAACATTTCCtcataaaatgattattatcggGAAATACGAAGCAAATTCATCCAACAACCACATTCTCCCTGTTAAGGAATGCAAAATAAAACGGAAAAAAAATGGTTCTAGAATTCTTGCTGTGATTTGTTGGATTTATAATGTTGTTGTCCACCACATCCATGTGCAGCTACCATTCGATTTATTGCACATTATGATAGAGATACACTGGGTTTCTAGGAATTATATACCTGAATACACCAAGAATGGGTAGTCCTTTTTGCACAGCAACACTTCTTTTCATGAGCAACACAGCCCCAGCACCATCACTGATTTGGCTAGAATTTCCTGAAGAAGAGCCACCACATGATCAAATGGATCGAAATAAACTGACCaactatgaaaaaagaaaaggcccgCGAGGTATACCAGCAGTGGTGGTCCCATCTTTCTTAAACACGGTCTTTAATTTTCCCAGACCTGCTACTGATGTCTCTGGGTGAATCCCATCTTCAACAGATACTACAATGGGCTTCTCATCACCAGTTTTAGGGTCGACAATCTTCAAACACAAAAATGCCAACAAAAAAACAGATtacattttcaattctttagCCAAAAATGACTAATTTTTTACTCAATACATTCAACTAGATATACCTTTGTAGCGACAGGGATGATTTCATCCTTGAATCTGCCAGaagcagtagcagcagcagcctTCCTATGAGAATCAACCTAACAACAACAATTTAACAGTACTCCTATGAGAATCAACCTATAAACAACaatttaagaatattaataaaacaaatcacgTTGCAATATACTGCATAGCAGAACGATGGCACTTACTGCTGCCTGATCCTGCTCCTGCCTTGTCACACCGAAACGATGTGCAACATTCTCTGAAGTAATACCCATGGGTAGAAGGCAATCTTGGGCTTTTTGAAAATTCTTTAGATGCCATAATCAATATAACCTTAAAAATCCAATCCAGATAATaaataaccctaaaaaaaatcatcaacaaaccttctgaaacaaattaaatgaagaGGAGCAGATATACCTTTGGATTCACATCTCCATCCCatgatatttgattaattgtCATGGATTCCAGCCCAGCTCCAATGCctaaaatgaaatgataaaatttgtaAAGCCTAATAATTAACATGACATCGAGATAATACACTATTGAAAAGGCAGTTCAAGGGATTTTTCTTACCAATTTCATAGAACCCTGCTTTGATAGAAGCAGCCACATCAGCAACTGCCTGAAGCCCAGACGAACATTGCCTGTTGACAGTCCTTATCGGCACAGTTTCTGGACCAGATTCAAAATCCATTCAAGCAAACATAAAGTAGTAATGCAACCAATAGCCCTTGAAAGATGCAATTTAAGAAACATACCAGGGAAACCAGCATAGAATGCAGCCATCCTGCATTCACTTGCTCTTTGAGATCCTGGAGCCAATACTGAACCCACAACAATATCCCCAACTTCT is a window encoding:
- the LOC133683147 gene encoding 3-ketoacyl-CoA thiolase 2, peroxisomal-like codes for the protein MAAFYAGFPETVPIRTVNRQCSSGLQAVADVAASIKAGFYEIGIGAGLESMTINQISWDGDVNPKLKNFQKAQDCLLPMGITSENVAHRFGVTRQEQDQAAVDSHRKAAAATASGRFKDEIIPVATKIVDPKTGDEKPIVVSVEDGIHPETSVAGLGKLKTVFKKDGTTTAGNSSQISDGAGAVLLMKRSVAVQKGLPILGVFRTFATVGVDPAIMGVGPAVAIPAAVKAAGLELEDIDLFEINEAFASQFVYCRKKLELDPQKINVNGGAMAIGHPLGATRSIFLVEN